Proteins co-encoded in one Cytophaga hutchinsonii ATCC 33406 genomic window:
- a CDS encoding Na+/H+ antiporter, which translates to MHTILPFLLAMIAVIVLLNMWATKLQIAYPILLVIAGLLISFIPGLPAVKIDPDLIFFIFLPPLLFDASWSVSFKEMKKWWRIIGSFAFLVVFFTALSVAIVTNHFIPGFTIALGFLLGGIVSPPDAVSTGAITKFVKIPKATSAILEGESLLNDASSLIIFRFALIVIGTGQFIWHEAAVSFLWMIVGGAGIGLLLGWLFVQAHKRLPTDAPSDIALTLIEPYFMYWIAEQLHSSGVLAVVSGGLFMSARRLIFLSSTSRIRAFSVWESFIFILNGIVFLIIGLELPEIVDGLRSQDIPLTTAIKYGVLVTGVLIAARIISSYAAMLATFIFRRNTARNLTSGRSWLLMPLLLGWTGMRGVVSLAAALAIPITLDDGTAFPHRNLILFITFVVILLTLVVQGLTLPYFIKNIPFFNGILNEETEAADRLKMKQGLKLHVYQVLKNKYDNELNGHAGMEKFLQQWEERAKATDDNWMNEKTKVIFIELLESQRQYLTELNKDPKINEEIIRQQLYQIDLEEERLRII; encoded by the coding sequence ATGCATACAATCTTACCGTTTCTTCTGGCAATGATAGCCGTAATTGTGCTATTGAATATGTGGGCGACAAAACTTCAGATCGCTTATCCTATTTTACTGGTCATTGCCGGGCTGTTGATCAGCTTCATTCCCGGACTGCCGGCTGTAAAAATCGATCCGGATCTTATCTTCTTTATTTTTCTTCCGCCGCTTTTGTTTGACGCCTCCTGGTCTGTTTCATTTAAAGAGATGAAAAAATGGTGGCGCATCATAGGCAGTTTTGCTTTTCTCGTAGTGTTTTTTACAGCGCTTTCAGTAGCTATTGTTACCAATCATTTTATACCAGGGTTTACAATTGCTCTGGGATTTTTATTAGGTGGAATTGTTTCTCCGCCTGATGCTGTAAGCACCGGAGCAATTACCAAATTTGTAAAAATCCCTAAGGCCACATCAGCAATTCTGGAAGGAGAGAGCTTGCTCAACGATGCATCTTCGCTGATCATTTTTCGTTTTGCATTGATTGTAATAGGTACAGGGCAATTTATCTGGCACGAGGCAGCCGTAAGTTTTCTGTGGATGATTGTTGGTGGTGCCGGTATTGGTTTGTTGTTAGGCTGGCTATTTGTTCAGGCACACAAACGCCTGCCGACAGATGCGCCGTCAGATATTGCATTGACACTGATTGAACCGTACTTTATGTATTGGATAGCCGAACAGCTGCATAGCTCCGGCGTACTGGCAGTTGTAAGCGGAGGATTGTTTATGTCTGCAAGAAGACTGATCTTTTTGAGCAGTACAAGTCGTATCCGGGCATTCAGTGTATGGGAAAGTTTCATCTTTATTTTGAACGGCATCGTCTTTCTGATTATTGGCCTTGAACTTCCCGAGATCGTAGATGGCTTACGTTCGCAAGACATTCCGTTAACTACTGCAATAAAATATGGCGTACTGGTAACCGGCGTTTTAATCGCGGCACGCATTATAAGTTCGTATGCTGCCATGCTGGCAACGTTTATTTTTCGTCGTAATACGGCACGTAACCTTACCTCCGGAAGAAGCTGGTTACTCATGCCATTATTGCTCGGCTGGACAGGTATGCGGGGAGTCGTTTCCTTAGCTGCAGCATTGGCCATTCCGATTACATTGGATGATGGTACTGCATTCCCGCACAGAAATCTGATCCTGTTCATCACGTTTGTAGTAATCTTACTTACACTTGTTGTACAAGGGCTGACACTTCCATATTTTATAAAAAATATTCCCTTTTTTAATGGAATCCTAAATGAAGAAACAGAAGCAGCAGACCGGCTGAAAATGAAACAGGGCTTAAAGCTACACGTTTATCAGGTTCTTAAAAATAAATATGACAATGAACTGAATGGCCATGCAGGAATGGAAAAATTTCTGCAGCAATGGGAGGAAAGAGCCAAAGCAACAGATGACAACTGGATGAATGAAAAGACAAAAGTAATTTTTATTGAACTGCTCGAAAGCCAGCGGCAGTATCTTACGGAATTAAATAAAGATCCGAAGATCAATGAAGAAATCATTCGCCAGCAACTGTACCAGATTGACCTGGAAGAAGAGCGGTTGAGGATTATTTAA
- the hflX gene encoding GTPase HflX, translated as MMQEETGFSTHKIADKAILIGLSHRNQPQEKTIEYLDELDFLARTAGLEVVYRFTQKLDRPDIRTYIGKGKLADVKLYIQTHSIPVIIFDDELSPSQLRNLEKELACKIYDRSLLILDIFSLRAQTAQSRTQVELARLQYLLPRLTNMWTHLERQRGGTGTRGGSGEKEIETDRRIIRDQISLLKTRLAKINKQSETQRKSRDGIVRVALVGYTNVGKSTLMQRLSKSDVFAENKLFATVDSTVRKVVLNEIPFLLTDTVGFIRKLPHGLIESFKSTLDEVREADILLHVIDLPHPSYEEHMQVVQSTLAEIKANDKIVVLVFNKVDVYLKNIQNDPDALSLQEIDKMYTGKENSNRVFISATENLNIDKLRAVLIEKVTTVHCTIYPNYLL; from the coding sequence ATGATGCAAGAAGAGACCGGATTTTCGACACACAAAATTGCTGACAAGGCTATATTAATAGGCTTATCGCATAGAAATCAGCCACAGGAAAAAACAATAGAATATTTAGATGAGCTTGATTTTCTGGCCCGCACTGCGGGTTTGGAAGTTGTATATCGTTTTACGCAAAAACTTGATCGTCCGGATATACGAACATACATCGGGAAAGGAAAGCTTGCTGATGTGAAATTGTATATTCAAACACATTCTATCCCTGTTATTATTTTTGACGATGAACTAAGTCCTTCTCAACTGCGGAATTTAGAAAAAGAGCTGGCTTGTAAAATCTATGACCGCAGCTTATTGATTCTGGATATATTTTCCTTACGTGCACAAACTGCGCAATCGCGCACCCAGGTTGAGCTGGCGCGTTTACAATATTTGCTTCCTCGCTTAACCAATATGTGGACACACCTAGAGCGCCAACGTGGCGGTACGGGTACCAGAGGCGGATCGGGAGAGAAAGAAATTGAAACAGACCGCCGTATTATCCGGGATCAGATTTCGTTGCTCAAAACGCGTCTTGCGAAGATCAATAAACAAAGTGAAACGCAGCGCAAATCCAGGGATGGCATTGTACGTGTAGCATTAGTAGGTTATACCAACGTAGGTAAGTCTACACTGATGCAGCGGTTGTCAAAATCAGATGTGTTTGCAGAAAATAAATTATTTGCAACCGTTGATTCTACTGTACGCAAAGTTGTATTGAATGAAATTCCGTTTTTGTTAACCGATACGGTTGGTTTTATCCGCAAGCTTCCTCACGGGCTGATAGAAAGTTTTAAATCTACGTTAGATGAAGTGCGCGAGGCCGACATTTTATTGCATGTCATTGACCTGCCTCACCCTTCCTACGAAGAGCACATGCAGGTTGTACAGTCTACCTTAGCTGAAATAAAAGCGAACGATAAAATCGTGGTTCTTGTGTTCAATAAAGTTGATGTGTATCTGAAAAATATTCAGAATGACCCGGATGCGCTTTCACTGCAGGAAATTGACAAGATGTACACGGGTAAAGAAAACAGTAACCGGGTATTTATTTCAGCAACCGAAAATTTAAATATTGATAAGCTTCGTGCTGTATTAATTGAAAAAGTAACAACAGTACATTGTACCATCTATCCAAATTATCTGTTGTAA
- a CDS encoding SirB2 family protein — MKLQNVSFEASAPNIYMEKGFLHLHVTVVCVFIFLYAAKVFLLLANKSAALDKLRRKTKLADAVLGSSILVTGVFLLIKTPVVETYLLVKIVLVIASIPIGIIAMKKMDKALAIAAALIYVYVFAVAKTDSLQLKKEAFVTPAFQSGTATDSAHTIREGEVIFAAKCVLCHGKDGRLQLNGAKDLSVSTLTNAETIELIKSGNGLMPGFKDEFNEEQLNALAGYVEGLRK; from the coding sequence TTGAAGCTTCAAAACGTTAGTTTTGAAGCTTCAGCGCCAAATATTTACATGGAAAAAGGGTTTCTGCATTTACACGTTACGGTCGTTTGTGTCTTTATCTTTCTATATGCTGCAAAAGTATTTCTGCTTCTTGCAAACAAATCAGCAGCCTTAGACAAGCTGCGCCGTAAAACAAAACTTGCAGACGCAGTTCTTGGCAGCTCAATTCTTGTTACCGGAGTTTTTTTACTGATTAAAACGCCGGTTGTTGAAACATACCTGCTTGTAAAAATAGTCCTGGTCATTGCATCAATTCCGATTGGAATTATTGCAATGAAAAAAATGGATAAAGCATTGGCCATTGCCGCCGCATTGATTTATGTCTATGTATTTGCCGTTGCGAAAACAGATAGCCTGCAATTGAAAAAGGAGGCTTTTGTTACACCCGCTTTTCAATCAGGAACTGCAACCGATTCAGCACATACCATACGTGAAGGTGAAGTGATTTTTGCAGCTAAATGTGTTTTGTGCCACGGTAAAGACGGTAGACTACAGTTGAATGGTGCTAAAGACTTATCTGTTTCAACCCTTACCAACGCTGAAACGATAGAACTGATCAAATCGGGCAACGGATTAATGCCTGGTTTTAAAGATGAATTTAACGAAGAACAATTGAACGCGCTCGCCGGATATGTGGAAGGCCTGAGAAAATAA
- a CDS encoding DUF4270 family protein: MKRNIIIFTINWWAKRSSPAFLLTFISLISISCKKEGDFNISGKPQDSGIGIQFTDTCTLLNNTFLINDSLVSTGPPYLSFGGYNDASFTGKTLVETYCTLSLYTGNVDYSGTVVDSANLYMYYARTYGDTLSAQDFEVHQITTQLDNSIPYQTTSNFVTYNPAVAGEVSGVVARPYNFGNHSTIRIPLTNAFASTLLLQADDRGNTDFQSNFYGVMIKPKSASTGSVIVSDYSASGATRTRLTVYFKRSGKADSTVFMLSGGNPAFNRMITDRSGTPIASLIRNGDSINESITNNKCFIQAGTGVVTKVRIPYLKNLATVDGESVIINKATLIVPIDESSNIPTFRQVSAIGLLELNKDNTYKYRANGSLAFVQNNGFPQTGTTNAVTSGSTLVTDVSYSFDITSYVQSVLTGNVVTDGFIIVPLSNKSFSNRAVLNSSNASAKRMRLEIYYTKVK, translated from the coding sequence ATGAAGAGAAATATTATAATTTTTACAATCAACTGGTGGGCTAAACGAAGCTCACCAGCTTTTCTTTTAACTTTCATTTCGCTAATAAGCATTTCCTGTAAAAAAGAAGGAGACTTTAATATCTCCGGAAAACCTCAGGATAGTGGTATCGGTATTCAATTTACAGATACCTGCACCTTATTAAACAATACCTTTCTTATCAACGATTCCCTGGTTAGCACAGGACCGCCGTATTTATCTTTTGGCGGTTACAACGACGCTTCTTTTACAGGCAAAACACTGGTTGAAACATACTGCACCTTAAGTTTGTATACAGGCAATGTAGATTATTCAGGTACGGTTGTAGATTCAGCAAATTTATACATGTATTATGCCCGTACCTACGGAGATACGTTGTCTGCACAGGATTTTGAAGTACATCAGATAACTACGCAGCTCGACAATTCCATTCCCTATCAAACAACATCAAACTTTGTTACCTACAACCCTGCGGTAGCCGGCGAAGTATCCGGAGTTGTGGCACGTCCGTATAATTTTGGAAATCATTCCACCATACGTATTCCATTGACAAATGCATTCGCCTCCACCTTGTTGTTGCAGGCAGATGACAGAGGGAATACAGATTTCCAAAGCAACTTTTATGGCGTAATGATAAAACCTAAAAGTGCTTCAACCGGAAGTGTAATTGTTTCTGATTATTCAGCATCTGGCGCAACAAGAACAAGATTAACCGTTTATTTCAAACGATCCGGCAAAGCAGATTCAACCGTATTTATGCTTAGCGGTGGTAATCCGGCATTCAACAGAATGATTACGGACCGCAGCGGAACACCGATTGCATCGTTAATCAGAAATGGCGATAGTATTAATGAATCAATTACAAATAATAAGTGTTTCATTCAGGCAGGCACAGGTGTAGTTACAAAAGTGAGAATACCCTATCTGAAAAACTTAGCTACTGTTGACGGGGAATCGGTTATTATTAATAAAGCGACATTGATAGTACCTATTGATGAGTCGAGTAATATACCAACCTTCAGACAGGTATCAGCAATCGGATTACTGGAATTAAATAAAGACAATACGTACAAATACAGAGCTAACGGTTCGCTTGCTTTTGTACAGAATAACGGCTTTCCGCAAACCGGCACAACCAATGCGGTTACTTCCGGCTCTACACTTGTTACGGATGTAAGCTATAGTTTTGATATTACATCGTATGTGCAATCCGTTCTTACAGGCAATGTGGTGACAGACGGGTTTATTATTGTGCCGTTGTCAAACAAATCCTTTAGCAACAGAGCTGTGCTGAACAGCAGCAATGCATCAGCTAAGAGAATGCGCCTTGAAATATATTACACGAAAGTAAAATAA
- a CDS encoding glycosyltransferase family 4 protein — protein sequence MKIAIVANTSWNIYNFRLNLIHFFLAHKYEVVCIAPVDRHTEALTTLPVTFVPVEIDSKGNNPIKDARLVGKFLSIYKKHKPDVILQYTIKPNIYGTLAAKLCGIPTINTVTGLGTVFLHDTCITRLAQQLYAFSFKFATVAVFQNEDDRDIFVQKRIITHAKTQIIKGSGVNTTHFIPAKTYSKAFAFLMVARLLYDKGIREYAQAAKCLHEQHGNNVQCLLIGAIDSDKQLGINKEDVHAWANRHHLIYKPFDTAILKEYQQANVVVLPSYREGLSKSLLEAGACGKPLIASNVSGCKEIVIDNWNGYLCEAKDAGNLFDKMNLMLETSPEQLAEMGKNSRDFIEQNFSDKIISNDYFYLIKRVTESKKTNTNDIH from the coding sequence GTGAAAATAGCGATTGTTGCTAACACGTCCTGGAATATATATAACTTTAGGCTCAACCTGATCCATTTTTTTTTGGCGCATAAGTATGAAGTGGTCTGCATTGCACCTGTTGACAGACATACAGAAGCATTAACAACATTGCCCGTTACATTTGTTCCCGTTGAAATTGATTCCAAAGGAAATAACCCCATTAAAGATGCCCGGCTGGTCGGTAAATTTTTAAGTATATACAAAAAACACAAACCAGACGTAATTCTGCAGTATACCATCAAGCCCAATATATACGGCACCCTGGCTGCAAAACTGTGCGGCATTCCGACCATTAACACTGTTACAGGACTTGGTACTGTTTTTTTGCACGATACATGTATCACCAGACTTGCACAGCAGCTGTATGCATTCAGTTTTAAATTTGCCACTGTTGCCGTTTTTCAAAATGAAGACGACCGGGATATTTTTGTTCAAAAAAGAATTATAACACATGCCAAAACACAGATTATTAAAGGCTCCGGTGTAAATACAACACACTTTATTCCGGCAAAGACATACAGCAAGGCATTTGCATTTTTAATGGTTGCCCGGCTGCTGTATGATAAAGGAATCAGAGAGTATGCACAGGCAGCGAAGTGCTTGCATGAGCAGCACGGCAATAACGTACAGTGTTTACTCATTGGAGCAATTGATTCTGATAAACAATTGGGCATAAACAAAGAAGATGTACATGCATGGGCAAACAGGCACCACCTTATTTACAAACCGTTTGATACAGCTATCCTGAAGGAATATCAGCAGGCGAATGTTGTGGTGTTGCCTTCATACAGAGAAGGTTTATCTAAAAGCTTACTGGAGGCCGGCGCATGCGGGAAACCGCTAATTGCCTCAAATGTTTCGGGCTGCAAGGAGATTGTTATTGACAATTGGAATGGGTATTTGTGTGAAGCAAAAGATGCAGGTAATTTATTCGATAAAATGAATTTAATGTTAGAAACCAGTCCGGAACAGTTAGCAGAGATGGGTAAGAACAGCAGGGATTTTATCGAACAAAATTTTTCTGATAAAATAATTTCCAATGACTATTTTTACCTGATTAAACGAGTTACAGAAAGTAAAAAAACGAATACAAATGACATTCACTGA
- the rfbC gene encoding dTDP-4-dehydrorhamnose 3,5-epimerase has protein sequence MTFTELELKDVILISPNVFGDERGFFMETYNKAVFSKAGLDREFVQDNHSKSSAGVLRGLHFQKNPYAQGKLVRATKGSIWDIVVDLRKNSATYKKAIKILLDDKDKRMLYVPEGFAHGFISIEDCEVQYKCTNLYNKESEGGIRWNDPELGIDWGIENPVVSTKDQELPYLKDIESALNF, from the coding sequence ATGACATTCACTGAGTTAGAATTGAAAGACGTAATCCTTATTTCGCCCAATGTTTTTGGAGATGAAAGAGGCTTTTTTATGGAAACATATAACAAAGCAGTCTTTTCAAAAGCGGGATTGGATAGAGAGTTTGTACAGGATAATCATTCAAAATCCAGTGCCGGAGTACTTCGCGGATTGCATTTTCAAAAAAATCCGTATGCACAAGGCAAGCTGGTTCGTGCTACCAAAGGATCAATCTGGGATATTGTTGTTGACCTTAGAAAAAATTCTGCAACATATAAAAAAGCAATAAAAATTCTTCTGGATGACAAAGATAAACGCATGCTATACGTGCCGGAAGGCTTTGCACACGGCTTTATATCCATTGAGGATTGTGAAGTGCAGTATAAATGTACTAACTTATACAATAAAGAATCTGAAGGAGGTATCAGGTGGAATGATCCGGAGTTGGGGATTGATTGGGGCATTGAAAACCCGGTTGTGTCAACTAAAGACCAGGAATTACCGTATTTAAAAGATATTGAATCCGCACTAAATTTTTAG
- the glmS gene encoding glutamine--fructose-6-phosphate transaminase (isomerizing) — protein MCGIVAYVGHREACPIIIKGLKRLEYRGYDSAGIALMTHELSVYKKKGKVSELEAFIKNLPINSNIGIGHTRWATHGEPNDVNAHPHYSSNKELAIIHNGIIENYASLKTELESRGHVFLSETDSEVFIHLIEDVKQNNDCSLDEAVRLALSMVVGAYAIVVMSNNDKEMLIAARKGSPLVIGIGKKEFFLASDASPIIEYTNDVVYLNDYEIAIINKGELTIKNINAVTQTPYIQTLDLELDQIEKGGYPHFMLKEIFEQPKSIKDSMRGRVNASLGHLQLGGILQYANKLTNAERIIIVACGTSWHAGLVAEYLFEDIARIPVEVEYASEFRYRNPIIREGDVVIAISQSGETADTLAAIELAKSKGAVIFGVCNVVGSSISRASHEGAYLHAGPEIGVASTKAFTAQVSVLAMMAIIVGNKKGTITESQYIALLTELETIPQKVEKALKSNDQIVEIAEQFKDAKNFLYLGRGYNFPVALEGALKLKEISYIHAEGYPAAEMKHGPIALIDAEMPVCVIAPQDNSYEKIVSNIQEVRARKGRVIAVVTEGDTHIKNMAEYTIEVPATHEALMPLLTVIPLQLLSYHIAVMRGCNVDQPRNLAKSVTVE, from the coding sequence ATGTGTGGAATTGTTGCCTATGTTGGTCACAGAGAAGCGTGTCCGATTATTATAAAGGGATTAAAAAGGCTTGAATATAGAGGGTATGACAGTGCCGGCATTGCACTCATGACACATGAACTTTCTGTATATAAGAAAAAAGGAAAAGTAAGCGAGTTAGAAGCGTTCATTAAAAATCTTCCGATTAACAGCAATATTGGTATTGGCCATACACGTTGGGCCACACACGGCGAACCGAATGATGTTAATGCACACCCGCACTACAGCTCAAACAAAGAGTTAGCTATTATTCACAACGGCATTATTGAGAACTACGCTTCTTTAAAGACCGAACTGGAATCCAGAGGCCATGTTTTTTTAAGTGAAACAGATTCAGAAGTATTTATACATCTGATTGAAGATGTAAAGCAGAATAACGATTGCTCATTGGATGAAGCCGTTCGTTTAGCCTTATCAATGGTTGTTGGCGCATATGCTATCGTAGTAATGAGCAACAACGATAAAGAAATGCTTATTGCTGCCCGTAAAGGAAGTCCGCTGGTAATCGGGATCGGTAAAAAAGAATTTTTTCTGGCTTCGGATGCATCGCCTATTATTGAATACACAAATGATGTTGTGTATTTAAATGATTACGAAATTGCAATCATCAATAAAGGTGAATTAACCATTAAAAATATAAATGCGGTAACGCAGACTCCTTATATTCAAACACTGGATCTTGAATTGGATCAGATTGAAAAAGGAGGTTATCCGCACTTCATGCTGAAAGAAATCTTTGAACAGCCTAAGTCAATTAAAGACAGCATGCGCGGACGGGTAAATGCATCTTTAGGTCATTTACAGTTAGGCGGTATTCTTCAGTATGCGAATAAGCTCACCAATGCGGAACGTATTATTATTGTCGCTTGCGGTACATCGTGGCATGCCGGTTTAGTAGCAGAATATTTATTCGAAGATATAGCACGTATACCGGTAGAAGTAGAGTATGCATCTGAATTCAGATACAGAAATCCTATTATCCGTGAGGGCGATGTTGTAATTGCAATTTCTCAATCGGGAGAAACAGCAGATACGTTAGCGGCTATTGAATTAGCAAAATCCAAAGGCGCAGTTATTTTTGGTGTATGTAATGTAGTTGGCTCATCTATTTCAAGAGCTTCGCATGAAGGCGCTTATTTACACGCCGGACCTGAGATTGGCGTAGCAAGTACCAAGGCATTTACCGCACAGGTTTCCGTATTGGCCATGATGGCGATCATCGTTGGGAATAAAAAAGGCACGATCACCGAAAGCCAGTATATTGCTTTATTAACGGAGCTTGAAACAATTCCTCAAAAGGTAGAGAAAGCCTTAAAAAGCAATGATCAGATTGTTGAAATTGCAGAGCAGTTTAAAGACGCTAAAAACTTCCTGTATTTAGGAAGAGGTTATAATTTCCCGGTTGCATTAGAAGGCGCATTAAAGCTGAAAGAAATTTCATACATTCATGCAGAAGGCTATCCTGCTGCTGAAATGAAGCATGGCCCGATTGCATTGATTGATGCTGAAATGCCGGTGTGTGTTATTGCTCCGCAGGATAATTCATACGAAAAAATTGTTTCGAATATTCAGGAAGTACGTGCACGCAAGGGGCGAGTAATTGCTGTAGTAACAGAAGGGGATACGCATATTAAAAACATGGCCGAATATACCATAGAAGTTCCTGCCACACACGAAGCGTTAATGCCCTTGCTGACAGTTATTCCGTTGCAGTTATTATCGTACCACATTGCGGTAATGAGAGGCTGCAACGTAGATCAGCCAAGGAATCTGGCGAAGTCGGTAACGGTTGAATAA
- a CDS encoding glycogen/starch synthase, protein MSKLRILYVASEINPFLQYSEVGKMLRKLPQAMQERGLEVRILIPRFGLINERKNRLHEVVRLSGINISVGEEEKPLIIKVASIPNAKLQVYFIDNEDYFQRKYVFHDKANKFYDDNDERAIFFCKGVMETVKKLGWAPDIVHCNDWMTSLIPLYLKTRYKLDPVFKDAKSVFTVHNNPIKFKFGKDLFSKVKMLDIEDNMLSHLGSADYEGFIKMGLQYADAVIKTESDYTESINKLFLETEKQKKVELLAATDDTLDEEKYYNFYNQLVG, encoded by the coding sequence ATGTCTAAATTGAGAATCCTTTATGTTGCCAGTGAAATCAACCCTTTTTTACAGTATTCTGAAGTAGGAAAAATGTTACGCAAACTTCCTCAAGCTATGCAAGAACGTGGTCTCGAGGTGCGAATCCTGATCCCGCGTTTCGGATTGATCAACGAACGTAAAAACCGCTTACATGAAGTTGTGCGCCTTTCAGGCATCAATATTTCTGTAGGTGAAGAAGAGAAGCCATTAATAATCAAAGTTGCTTCTATCCCTAATGCAAAATTGCAGGTTTACTTTATCGACAATGAAGACTATTTCCAAAGAAAATACGTTTTCCATGATAAAGCAAACAAATTTTATGATGATAATGATGAAAGAGCCATTTTCTTCTGCAAAGGAGTTATGGAAACAGTCAAAAAATTAGGCTGGGCTCCGGATATTGTTCATTGTAATGATTGGATGACAAGCCTCATACCATTATATCTAAAAACACGTTATAAGCTTGATCCGGTATTTAAAGATGCCAAATCTGTATTTACAGTGCATAATAATCCAATCAAATTTAAATTTGGCAAAGATTTATTCAGCAAAGTAAAAATGCTTGACATTGAAGACAACATGTTGTCTCATTTAGGTTCAGCAGATTACGAAGGCTTCATAAAAATGGGATTACAATATGCGGATGCTGTAATTAAGACCGAATCAGATTACACAGAAAGCATTAATAAACTTTTCCTTGAAACGGAAAAGCAGAAAAAGGTAGAATTATTAGCGGCAACAGACGATACGTTGGATGAAGAGAAATATTATAATTTTTACAATCAACTGGTGGGCTAA